In the Malus domestica chromosome 16, GDT2T_hap1 genome, one interval contains:
- the LOC103433149 gene encoding uncharacterized protein — protein MMPPELQPRFFRPYITPSASTSSLGNGSPNPSSSPNDSIFNNGGGPSRSLKNSRFSPSSFAHNARIAVALVPCASFLLDLGGTPVIATLTLGLMVSYIVDALNFKSGAFFGVWLTLVFSQIAFFFSSSLLSTFTSFPLAALAAFLCAETNFLIGVWVSLQFKWIQIENPSIVLALERLLFACIPFAASSLFTWATISAVGMTNASYYLMSFSCLFYYLYSIPRISSFKTKQDSKYHGGEVPDDNLILTPLEGCIHTLYLLFFPLLFHIASHYNVVFSSAAAVSDLFLLFFIPFLFQLYASTRGALWWVTKNPNQLRGIQVMNGAVALVVVVICLEIRVLFHSFGRYIQVPPPLNYLLVTTAMLGGASGAGAYALGMISDAFSSMAFTALAVVVSVAGAIVVGFPILFLPLPSVGGFYLARFFTKKSVSSYFAFVVLGSLMVAWFVIHNFWDLNIWMAGMSLKSFCKLIIVNVVLAMSIPGLVLLPSKLHFLMEIGLIGHAFLVCHIENRFFNYSGIYFYGFEEDVMYPSYMVIMTTFVGLALVKRLSVDRRIGGKVVWVLTCLYSAKLAMLLISSKSVVWVSAILLLAVTPPLLLYKDKSRTASKMKAWQGYAHAGVVSLAVWFCRETIFEALQWWNGRPPSDGLLLGCCIVLTGLACVPIVALHFSHVLSAKRCLVLVVATGLLFILMQPPIPLSWTYRSDLIKAARQTSDDITIYGFVAQKPLWPSWLLIMAILLTLAAVTSVIPIKYMVELRVFYSIAMGIALGVYISTEYFLQTAFLHILIVVTMVSASVFVVFTHFPSASSTKLLPWVFALLVALFPVTYLLEGQVRIKNILGDSGFGDLGEEEKKLTTLFAVEGARTSLLGLYAAIFMLIALEIKFELASLMREKATERPGIRHSQSGESTSTSFAARMRFMQQRRSASVSSFTIKKMAAEGAWMPAVGNVATVMCFAICLILNVNLTGGSNRAIFFLAPILLLLNQDSDFVAGFGDKQRYFPVAVVISAYLVLTAIYSIWEDVWLGNAGWGLEIGGPDWIFAVKNLALLVLTFPSHILFNRFMWSFTKQTDSMPLITMPLNLPSIIITDVLKIRILGLLGIIYSLAQYLMSRQQYISGLKYI, from the exons ATGATGCCGCCGGAGCTTCAGCCGCGGTTCTTCCGTCCGTACATCACCCCTTCGGCGAGCACTTCCTCCTTGGGCAACGGCTCCCCAAACCCTAGCTCCAGCCCCAACGACTCAATCTTCAACAATGGTGGCGGTCCTTCTAGATCTCTCAAGAACTCCCGAttctccccctcctccttcgCCCACAACGCCCGAATCGCCGTTGCACTCGTCCCCTGCGCCTCCTTCCTCCTCGACCTCGGCGGTACTCCGGTGATCGCAACCCTAACCTTAGGTCTCATGGTCTCCTACATCGTCGACGCCCTCAACTTCAAGTCCGGTGCCTTCTTCGGCGTCTGGCTCACCCTCGTCTTCTCCCAGATCGCCTTCTTCTTCAGCTCCTCCCTCCTCTCCACCTTCACCTCCTTTCCCCTAGCCGCCCTCGCCGCCTTCCTCTGCGCCGAGACCAATTTCCTCATCGGCGTCTGGGTCTCTCTCCAATTCAAGTGGATTCAAATCGAGAACCCTTCAATCGTTCTCGCGCTCGAGCGCCTCCTCTTCGCCTGCATCCCATTCGCCGCCTCCTCCCTCTTCACCTGGGCCACCATCTCCGCCGTAGGTATGACCAACGCTTCGTACTACCTCATGTCGTTCTCTTGCCTCTTCTATTACCTATACTCAATTCCCCGCATCTCCTCCTTCAAAACCAAGCAAGACTCCAAGTACCACGGCGGTGAGGTCCCCGACGACAACCTCATCCTCACGCCACTGGAGGGTTGCATCCACACTCTCTATCTCCTCTTCTTCCCTCTCCTCTTCCACATTGCCTCTCACTACAACGTCGTTTTCTCTTCTGCCGCTGCAGTTTCCGATCTAtttctcctcttcttcattCCATTTCTCTTCCAGCTTTATGCCTCGACCCGTGGCGCGCTTTGGTGGGTCACGAAGAATCCGAACCAGCTGCGCGGCATTCAGGTGATGAATGGAGCTGTTGCACTGGTGGTTGTGGTGATATGTTTGGAAATTAGAGTCCTGTTCCATTCGTTTGGGCGGTACATTCAGGTGCCCCCGCCGTTGAATTACCTTTTGGTGACCACTGCAATGCTCGGAGGTGCATCTGGAGCGGGTGCTTATGCGTTGGGCATGATATCTGATGCTTTCAGCTCCATGGCTTTCACTGCTTTGGCTGTTGTAGTAAGTGTTGCTGGAGCTATCGTTGTCGGGTTTCCTATATTG TTCCTTCCGCTGCCTTCAGTTGGCGGTTTCTATTTGGCTCGATTTTTCACAAAGAAGAGTGTTTCGTCAtattttgcttttgttgttCTTGGAAGCTTGATGGTGGCATGGTTTGTAATACATAATTTCTGGGATCTAAATATTTGGATGGCAGGAATGTCCCTGAAGTCCTTCTGCAAACTCATAATTGTGAATGTTGTCTTGGCTATGTCTATTCCTGGTCTAGTACTACttccttcaaagcttcactttttGATGGAGATTGGGTTAATTGGCCATGCATTTCTCGTTTGCCACATTGAGAATCGATTTTTTAATTACTCTGGCATATACTTTTATGGGTTTGAGGAAGATGTAATGTACCCAAGCTACATGGTTATTATGACAACATTTGTGGGTTTAGCTTTGGTGAAAAGACTATCTGTAGATCGTCGTATTGGTGGAAAGGTTGTCTGGGTTTTGACATGCTTGTATTCAGCTAAGCTGGCTATGCTGCTTATTTCATCCAAGTCTGTCGTATGGGTGTCAGCTATTCTATTATTGGCTGTAACGCCACCATTGCTACTTTACAA GGATAAGTCAAGAACAGCCTCAAAAATGAAAGCTTGGCAAGGATATGCACATGCAGGTGTGGTTTCCTTAGCAGTCTGGTTTTGCCGTGAAACAATCTTTGAAGCTCTACAGTGGTGGAATGGAAGACCCCCATCTGATGGCTTACTCTTGGGTTGCTGTATTGTTTTGACGGGTTTGGCTTGTGTACCAATTGTGGCTCTCCACTTCTCTCATGTCTTG TCTGCCAAGAGATGCCTAGTGCTGGTGGTGGCAACTGGATTGCTGTTTATCCTTATGCAACCACCTATTCCACTATCATGGACGTACCGGTCTGACCTAATTAAAGCTGCTCGTCAGACTTCTGATGACATCACCATATATGGCTTTGTGGCACAAAAACCTTTGTGGCCGTCATGGCTTCTTATTATGGCAATCCTACTGACTCTAGCAGCTGTTACATCTGTCATACCTATTAAATACATGGTTGAGTTGAGAGTATTTTACTCCATAGCTATGGGTATTGCTCTAGGTGTCTACATATCTACCGAGTACTTCCTTCAGACAGCTTTTTTACATATCCTCATAGTTGTAACCATGGTCTCTGCCTCGGTGTTTGTGGTTTTCACCCATTTTCCATCTGCCTCGAGTACAAAGCTGCTTCCTTGGGTATTTGCTTTACTAGTAGCTCTCTTTCCTGTGACCTATCTTTTGGAGGGCCAAGTGAGAATTAAAAACATCCTCGGAGATAGTGGATTTGGAGACTTGggtgaagaagagaagaagctCACTACTCTATTTGCTGTTGAGGGGGCAAGGACATCTCTTCTCGGTCTTTATGCAGCCATATTTATGCTAATAGCGCTGGAGATAAAGTTTGAACTTGCGTCATTAATGAGGGAAAAGGCTACTGAAAGGCCTGGAATCAGGCACAGTCAATCTGGTGAAAGCACCTCTACTAGCTTTGCTGCAAGAATGAGATTCATGCAACAGCGTAGGTCTGCAAGTGTCTCATCATTCACAATCAAGAAAATGGCTGCTGAGGGAGCTTGGATGCCAGCAGTTGGTAATGTTGCAACTGTGATGTGCTTTGCCATATGCCTCATCCTGAATGTCAATCTCACAGGCGGCTCAAATCGTGCGATATTCTTTCTGGCACCAATTTTGCTGCTTCTTAACCAGGACTCTGATTTTGTTGCTGGATTTGGGGACAAGCAAAGGTATTTCCCTGTTGCAGTAGTGATATCGGCCTACCTAGTCCTGACTGCCATCTACAGCATATGGGAAGATGTCTGGCTTGGGAATGCGGGTTGGGGCTTGGAAATTGGCGGTCCAGATTGGATCTTTGCTGTGAAGAATTTGGCCCTCCTCGTCCTTACATTCCCGAGCCATATCCTTTTCAACAGGTTTATGTGGAGTTTCACTAAACAGACAGACTCAATGCCGTTGATAACTATGCCCCTTAATCTGCCATCGATCATAATAACAGACGTGCTGAAGATTAG
- the LOC103419275 gene encoding indole-3-acetic acid-amido synthetase GH3.17-like, producing the protein MLPRMIPRYNPNDSEYGLKLLEDLTTNAYEVQQRVLEEIIVKNAQTEYLKGFLNGHHDKKDFKNKVPVVNYEDVKPYIERIANGETSEIISAQKITELLTSSGTSGGQPKMMPSTVEDLDRKTFFYNLLVPVMNKYVDGLDQGKGMYLLFIKPEISTPSGLVARPVLTSYYKSSNFRNRPFNRFNIYTSPDETILCSDSKQSMYCQLLCGLVQRDEVLRVGAVFASAFLRAIKFLEDHWEELCSNISSGIVSAWITDSSCRNAVSLVLSKPNPDLGDLIRHEFSNKSMEGIVKRLWPRTKYIDVIVTGSMAQYIPTLEFYSGGLPLISTMYASSECYFGINFNPLSKPHDVAYTLLPNMAYFEFLPVEKHHEEVAPCNGVSGQDCANADEEENLRTVDLVDVKLGHYYELVVTTFTGLYRYRVGDILMVTGFHNKAPQFRFMHRRNVVLSIDTDKTNEEDLLNAVTQAKLLLEPLGFLLIEYTSYADTSSIPGHYVLFWELKTKENNDTIELETIIMEQCCSTVEQSLDSVYRRCRRKDNSIGPLEIRIVQHGTFDALMDFSVSQGSSVNQYKTPRCIQSEEAIRILDSRVVGRFFSKSTPLWEPFRIETQ; encoded by the exons ATGTTGCCAAGGATGATTCCCAGATATAATCCAAATGACAGTGAATATGGTTTGAAGCTTCTTGAGGACCTGACAACAAATGCATATGAAGTACAGCAGCGGGTGTTGGAAGAGATAATAGTGAAAAATGCCCAGACCGAATATCTGAAGGGCTTTCTCAATGGCCACCATGACAAGAAGGATTTCAAGAACAAAGTTCCTGTTGTGAATTATGAAGATGTCAAGCCTTACATCGAGCGAATTGCCAATGGAGAGACGTCTGAGATCATCTCGGCTCAAAAAATCACTGAGCTCCTCACCAG CTCGGGAACTTCGGGAGGACAGCCGAAGATGATGCCTTCAACCGTTGAAGACTTGGACAGGAAGACATTCTTTTATAATCTCCTTGTGCCTGTGATGAACAA gTATGTGGATGGCTTGGACCAAGGGAAAGGAATGTACCTCTTGTTTATCAAACCGGAAATTAGTACTCCTTCCGGATTAGTGGCAAGGCCTGTCCTGACCAGCTACTACAAGAGCAGTAACTTCCGCAACCGGCCTTTCAACCGGTTTAACATCTACACAAGCCCGGATGAGACCATCTTGTGCTCAGACAGCAAGCAGAGTATGTACTGCCAGTTACTCTGTGGTTTAGTACAGAGGGATGAGGTCCTGAGGGTCGGTGCAGTTTTTGCGTCCGCCTTCCTCCGGGCCATCAAATTCTTAGAGGACCACTGGGAGGAGTTGTGCTCAAACATAAGCTCAGGTATTGTCAGTGCCTGGATCACCGACTCCAGTTGTCGAAACGCGGTGTCTTTAGTCCTTAGCAAACCGAATCCAGATTTGGGCGATTTGATCAGGCACGAATTTAGTAACAAGTCAATGGAAGGGATAGTTAAGAGGCTTTGGCCAAGAACAAAGTACATTGATGTTATAGTCACAGGGTCCATGGCTCAGTATATCCCAACTCTTGAATTCTATTCTGGTGGACTGCCTTTGATTTCAACAATGTATGCTTCTTCTGAATGCTATTTCGGGATCAATTTCAACCCGCTAAGCAAGCCGCATGATGTTGCTTACACCCTCCTTCCGAACATGGCCTACTTCGAGTTCCTACCCGTGGAGAAACACCACGAAGAGGTAGCCCCGTGCAACGGTGTTTCTGGTCAAGATTGCGCAAACGCAGATGAGGAGGAAAATTTAAGAACGGTTGATCTAGTGGATGTGAAGCTTGGTCACTATTATGAACTTGTTGTCACAACTTTTACAG GGCTATACAGGTACAGAGTTGGTGACATTCTAATGGTGACTGGCTTCCACAACAAAGCTCCTCAGTTCAGATTCATGCACAGGAGAAATGTGGTTCTGAGCATCGACACGGACAAAACCAATGAAGAAGACCTTCTAAACGCCGTCACGCAAGCAAAGCTCCTGCTCGAGCCCCTCGGCTTCCTCCTCATCGAGTACACCAGCTACGCGGACACCTCCTCAATCCCAGGCCACTATGTGCTGTTCTGGGAGCTCAAGACCAAAGAAAACAACGACACGATAGAACTGGAGACCATCATTATGGAGCAATGCTGCTCCACAGTGGAACAATCCCTGGACTCGGTGTACCGGAGGTGCAGGAGGAAGGACAATTCCATAGGACCACTGGAGATCCGGATTGTGCAGCATGGGACTTTTGATGCACTCATGGATTTCTCTGTGTCCCAGGGATCTTCTGTGAACCAGTACAAAACTCCCAGGTGCATCCAGTCAGAGGAGGCCATTAGGATTCTGGATTCCAGGGTGGTGGGAAGATTCTTCAGTAAATCAACTCCTCTATGGGAGCCATTTAGAATAGAGACTCAATAA